In Haloplasma contractile SSD-17B, the genomic stretch TTTTTAAATTTTTCCCTAATACATCCACTCGTTTATACTGAAATAGATTCATAAATTGTTCATTTACATCAACAACAGTGATATCTTCATCTAAAATTGCAATTGCTGTTGGAGATGATTTTACCATTTCCTTAAATCGTGTTTGTAATTCATTTTTTACTGATACATCATGTATAACTGAAACCAGCAAATTTTTCTGATTTATTTTAATTGGAAAACTATAGACCTCTACATCTATTATAATTCCATTCGCTTTTTTATGTTTAAGTAAAAAGAAATTTCTGTCTTCATTTACAGCATTTCTCATCTCATTAAAAATCTTCTCTTGTGAGTAAATATTTATATCAGAAATTTTAAGCGTTAGTAATTCATCTTTACTGTAGCCATAAAATTCAACAGCTGTACCATTTGCTTCAACAATATCACTTGTAATGGGATCAATTACTAAAATAGCGCTATTGATATGATCATAAATCTTACGAAATAGGGTACTTCCGTTATTATATAAGTGTTGAATATTCTCTATATTCGTTTCAATCTGAGTATCCTCATCAATTGAATCATTAATGGTAATAATGATGTGGTGATGGTATTTTTTCAATTGAATAGTTGCAATAAACCCTTCACCTAGGTGATCTCTAAAAAACCAAAATGAATTTAATTGATCTACCTCATCCAACTCTTCATACATCTGTATTTCTTTTTCATAGGTATAGGTTCCATCTAATTGCACCTCAGGTGATAAGTGATATAATTTCATATCAGTTAAGGTATTTTTTTTTGCAAATCCAAATAGTTCTTTTGCCTGATTGTTTGCTCGTTTGATTAGTCTGTTTTTAGTTACAATCATAGGGGTTCTAATAAGTTTAAATTCAGAATTATATTCCCTATTCTTATTTAAAATGAATTTCAAAATAAAAGCGCCTCCTACTCTTTGTCTCACCTAAAATATTGTATCACAACAACTTTCATATTTCCACAATTTTCTAGTTATTCCTACATATACTGAAAACGTTAACGAATACCTTTAGTAAACTGTATTATAGTTATTCATGTAAAATACTTACCCTTGTTTCTACATGAACAATAAAAAAACTGTAATCAACACCTAGTTTAATAACTAGACATGATTACAGTTAAATTAAATTTAAAATAAACCCTGTTAGCGTGGTTTAACATAACAATAGGAATTCAATTCTTAACAGATTATTATCTTATCCAACTATTACTTTCTCCTCAGGATATTTAACAATACCAGATGGTTTATCCTTCTTATAGACAAATGCTAAAAATATGGTTAGAGGACCAACTCGTCCAAAGTACATGGCAATTGCAATCATTAATTGTCCAGGCCAACTTAAGTCTGCTGTGATACCTAGTGACAATCCTACAGTCGCAAAAGCAGAAACACTTTCAAAGAATAGCTCTTGAAATGTATGTCCCGTTTGCATGGCTGTTTCAGTAATCGTTAAGATTAATGCCAATGTAACGACAATACCAATCCCTAATGCAGCTATTGCGATCGCTTTGTTAATTATGTTAGTTGGGATTTTCTTCTTAAATACTTCCGCATCATCCTTACCTTTAACAATCGATAATACTAAAACAATTAAGACTCCAAACGTAGTCGTTTTAATCCCACCGGCTGTTGAACCTGATGTACCACCTATGAACATAAGTACAATTGTAAGAAAAACAGTCGTCATTGTTAATTGATCCATGGCAAGTGTATTAAACCCTGCCGTTCTAGGTGTAATTGCGTGAAATAAAGACGCTTGTATCTTAGTCCCTAAAGATTCATTTGCAAGTGTATTTGGATTAAATGACTCCGAAATAAAAATAACAATAAACCCTACTGCAATTAGAACTACTGTAACATAGACTGCAATTTTTGCATGTAAGGATAACTTAGAGAACTTACGTTTTTTAAAAATCTCCATGATTACAACAAACCCTAATCCTCCAAGTACGATTAGTGTGAGAATAACACTATTCACTAGAGGATCACCTGAATAATCCACTAAACTTTTTCCAAACAAATCAAATCCTGCATTACAAAATGCTGAAATTGCATGAAAGAAACTGTAGCCTATTCCTTTTAGCACCCCGTACTTTGGAATAAAGCGAAACATCAGTAAAAATGCTCCTATTCCTTCAATCAGGAAGGTAAGTCCTAACACTCTTTGCGTTAGTCTTACAACTCCTCCTAAATTAAATTGATTTAATGACTCTTGCATAACTAGTCGTTCCCTAATTGAGAATTTTTTTCCTAATGCAAAAGCAAAAATCGTAGCGGATGTCATAATCCCAAGTCCTCCAATTTGAATCATGAGCAATATGACCGTCTTTCCAAACACAGTCCAGTGTACCGATGTATCAACAATAACTAATCCAGTTACACAGGTTGCTGAAGTTGAAGTAAAAAAAGCGTTCAATAAAACATTCCAAAACCCTATATCATATCCCTCATATGATGCAAAGGGTAGACTTAGCAATATGGTTCCCGCTAAAATAACACTAGCAAAGCCAACTACTAAAATTTGAGTTGGTTGCCACCTCATTTTCTTTCTCTTCATCACGCCTGTTCCCATTGATTCCACCACCTGATTTATAGTGCGATTATTTAGTTTCATGCTCATTACATATTTATTAGTATACCATTTAATCTTTTGTTTATTTTAGGGTAAATCTTCTTAATATAACTTTAACTGTTTTACTAAAAGTTTTAATCACTTTTATGTTATATTATCCCTGCTCAAAAACAATTAAATTTATAATAACACCTAATGTTTATATTTTCAATTAAATTTTTTTAAAATAATGATATATTCTATCTCAGGTCTCATTTAGTGGATCTTAATATTTTATACCAGGACGTGTTAAACAATATTTTCCTAATAAAATAGTCATTAACAGAAGTCTTATGTCAATAGCCCAATTCACTCATTTCTCAATCTTAACTTCATAAAACTTGATTGAATTAAATGCACAAACATACAACTATTTATTACTAGAAAGATTTATACGAAACACTTTATGATCGACCGTTTCTTGACTTAAAACCTGAATTAATTACCTATTTATCTCCGGATATAATTATCATTCAAACTCTGGCACAATAAAATCTGTTTTGTTATAATTTTTAAAATTCATCTCAACATCAAATCGATTTAAATCCATATATTGACTAGAACTATTCTTAATTATATTAAACACCATTCCATTTAAATTTATCTCATCTTCCTCTAACAGTTTAGACATGATTCTAGTTAACTCAAATTCAATCCTATTAATATAAGTTGTGTTTTTGTCTATATAAATAAATACATTAAGTACTTCATTATTCAGCACTTCTTCAATTATAGCATTTATCTCGTTCGATAAAGGCTCCTCACTCATAGCTGAAAGTACAGAGCGTACAAGTTTTTTTGTATCCTCATCATGTAAAATAACATCAAGTTCAGTAACGTCCTCACCATTTATATAGTCATTCGAAATTCGATTAATCTTTATCTCACGACTTGCCATCATCAATATGCCTAAAAGTTCTAAACTAGTTCTTTGTTTTATTTCATTAATAGTAATTATCTTTTTTGTCCACCGATCAGAAAATAAAGCTTGTTTTTTCGTATACAAATTATACTGGTGATCTTCCTTTATTAAATAGTGTGTCGTTAGAGTTGGTGTCATATTTAAAATCTGAACACGATAATCCTGCTTAACTCGTAATTGTGGTCTTTTTACTACTTTTGTCTCAATTAATACTGTCGAATCTACTTCTTTTTTACCTAAAAGTTCCACTTCCGTCTCTATATCAATGGTTGTATCAATTTCATAACTCGATGCCTCATTCATTTTTCGTGCAGTTCGATAAAGTCTATAAGTTGATTTCCCATTTCTAAGGTACCAAACCATAATTAGAGAGATCAGTAATAAAACAATACAACCTAGTAACACATTAATTTTTTTAATCATACCATGCCATGCTCCTTTACTTATAATAACTTCTTTTTGTTTGTATTCTTATTTAGAATAGATGCAAGTAGTTTACAAGTGATCCAATAAACGCATTACATTTCAAGTCGAGTGTTTTTGTACAAGTATATTCAAATAATCTTAGACCTATGTGATCTTTATTCAAACAGGATTGAGACTCCTATGCTAACCTCCATGCAAATACGAGCTCAACCATCTGACTACATAACGACTCTTTTCAATAACTT encodes the following:
- a CDS encoding TrkH family potassium uptake protein, whose amino-acid sequence is MGTGVMKRKKMRWQPTQILVVGFASVILAGTILLSLPFASYEGYDIGFWNVLLNAFFTSTSATCVTGLVIVDTSVHWTVFGKTVILLMIQIGGLGIMTSATIFAFALGKKFSIRERLVMQESLNQFNLGGVVRLTQRVLGLTFLIEGIGAFLLMFRFIPKYGVLKGIGYSFFHAISAFCNAGFDLFGKSLVDYSGDPLVNSVILTLIVLGGLGFVVIMEIFKKRKFSKLSLHAKIAVYVTVVLIAVGFIVIFISESFNPNTLANESLGTKIQASLFHAITPRTAGFNTLAMDQLTMTTVFLTIVLMFIGGTSGSTAGGIKTTTFGVLIVLVLSIVKGKDDAEVFKKKIPTNIINKAIAIAALGIGIVVTLALILTITETAMQTGHTFQELFFESVSAFATVGLSLGITADLSWPGQLMIAIAMYFGRVGPLTIFLAFVYKKDKPSGIVKYPEEKVIVG